The stretch of DNA TCAATGGAACGACGAATTTCATCCTGACGAAGATGACAGATGAAAAACTATCCTTTGAAGCAGTGCTGGCGGAGGCGCAGGAGCTCGGATTCGCAGAAGCTGATCCGACTTCGGACGTGGAGGGCCTGGATGCTGCCCGCAAGATGACCCTGCTGGCTAACCTGGCTTTCAAGATGCCTGTGGCATATGGGGATGTCGAAGTGGCCGGCATCACTTCCATCTCTCAGGAAGATATCGAGTTTGCGGGGAGGCTCGGTTATATCGTCAAGCTGATTGGGATTGCAGCCGCGGATGATGGGAAAGTCGAGGTGAGTGTGGAGCCGACACTGCTGCCGGAAGCACATCCACTCGCACAGGTGAAGAATGAATTCAATGCTGTCTATGTATATGGGCAGGCAGTCGGGGAGACGATGTTCTACGGGCCGGGAGCAGGCGGACTGCCGACAGCGACGGCAGTCGTATCGGATTTGATGGAAGTGGTCAAAAATATCCGGCTTGGCGTAAACGGAAAGGCTTATGTGCAGCCGCAATACAAGACTGCTTTAAAAGATGATACCGAAAAACATGCAAAGTACTTCATCAGGGTGGAAGCAGAGGACCAGACGGGTGCATTCCACGCAGTCACCAATGTGTTTGCCGGACAGGATGTCTCATTTGCGAAGATCCTGCAGCTGCCGCATACTAGCTCGAAGACAGCTGAGGTCGTCATGGTGACACACAAACACAGTAAGCAGCAAATCGAAAACAGCATACAGCAGCTGGAGCAATTGGACGTCGTGAAACGAGTCATCAGCTGCTATCGTGTAGATGGAGAGGATTGAGCAGGATGGTATGGAATGGATTATTGGAAGCTTATAAGGAGCATTTGCCGATTTCGGATGAAACACCAGCTGTCAGTCTTGGGGAGGGCAACACACCTCTTGTGAAGCTGGAGAAAATATCAGCAGCGTATGGGATTGAAGCATATGCCAAAATCGAAGGTGCGAACCCTACGGGAAGCTTCAAGGACCGCGGCATGGTGATGGCAATTGCCAAGGCAAAAGAAGCAGGGGCAAAAGCAGTCATCTGTGCCTCCACAGGGAATACTTCGGCTTCGGCAGCTGCGTATGCAGCACGTGCCGGGATGCGCTGCTTTGTCGTTATTCCGGAAGGCAAAATAGCCCAAGGCAAGCTTGCACAGGCTGTCATGTACGGAGCGGAAATCTTCTCGATAGAAGGCAACTTCGATGATGCACTGCGCGTGGTACGGAACTTGAGTGAGACGGAGCCAGTCGCGCTTGTCAATTCCGTCAATCCATATCGTCTCGAGGGGCAGAAGACAGCAGCCTTCGAGCTTTGCGAACAATTGGGACAAGCTCCTGATTATCTGTTCATTCCAGTCGGCAATGCAGGCAATATCAGTGCTTACTGGAAAGGCTTCAAAGAATATGGGCAAGAAAAAGGATTCCACCTGCCCGTACTGAAAGGCTATCAAGCAAGCGGGGCTGCACCGATCGTGCATGACCGCGTATTCGAGAATCCCGAGACCGTCGGTACAGCCATCCGTATCGGGAATCCGGCAAGCTGGCAAAAGGCGACTGCTGCCAGGGATGAATCAGGCGGGACGATCGATGAGGTGACAGATGGGCAAATCATCGCTGCTTATCAGAAAATCGCCCGCGAGGAAGGCATATTTGCGGAACCGGGATCATGCGCATCATTCGCAGGACTTTTGAAGGCACTGGAACAGGATGAGGTGGGAAAAGGTTCGAGAGTGGTCTGCGTGCTCACCGGGAATGGATTGAAGGATCCGAATACAGCGATCGAATACAGCACGATCCAGCCGCTTGTCCTCCCGAATGAAGAGAAAGTGATTGCGGACGCCATCAAGGAGCGGATGTAAATGAAGCGCTGGCAAATAAGCGTCCCGGCAAGCACGGCCAATATCGGACCTGGCTTCGATTCTGTCGGAATCGCCTTGAATCTGTATCTGGAATTGGAAGTGCAGCCGGGAGATGAGTGGGAATTCATCCCGATGTCAGATGCAGTTCAAGGTCTGCCGTCCGGCAAGGATAATATGATTTATGAAACAGCGATGTTCGCTGCCAAACGCTATGGATATGAAGAGCTGCCAGCCTGTACGGTCCGCATGAGCAGCAATATCCCGTTGGCAAGGGGGCTTGGCAGCAGTGCGACTGCCCTGGTGGCCGGGATAGAGCTGGCGGACAGCCTTTTATCGCTGCAGCTTAGCAATGAAGAAAAGCTGGAGATCGCTGTTGGTTTGGAAGGCCATCCAGACAATGCAGCCCCGTCTATTTTGGGAGGCTGCGTGATTGGATATTATGATGACAAGGTCCATTATGTTCAGGCTCCCATCAAGGATGTGCGCTTCCTGGCTGTGATCCCGCCTTTCAAGCTGGCAACAGCGGATGCCAGAGCGATCCTGCCGGAGCAGCTTCCATATAAAGAAGCGGTGAAGGCAAGCGGCATTGCCAATGTAGCGGTGGCTGCCTTGCTGCAGCAGGATTGGCAGCTGCTTGGGGAAATGATGGATAAAGATCTTTTCCACCAGCCCTACAGACAGCTGATGATCCCGCATTATGGGGAAATAGCTGATTCCTTGCAGGAGGCGGCATATGGTGTCTACTTGAGCGGAGCCGGCCCGACGATGATTGCTGTCCTGGATGAAGCAGGAGCAGATGCCATTCATGCGGATTATCAGAACAAATATCCGGACTTTGAATGGCTGCTGCTTTCCTGCGCTGCAAAAGGCAGCTGTGCAGAAGAGCTGGCCATCGAAGCGTGAGAAAAACCCACAGAAGCGATTTCTGTGGGTTTTCAGATTGAAAATAGAAAACAGCGGGGATCGATCCTACCCGCTGTTTTATGCATTGTATTAAAATACTTGCTCGATCTCACGCACACCAGGAACCTCAGCCATCAAGGCACGTTCGATTCCGGCTTTCAATGTGATCGTAGAGCTTGGGCAGTTACCGCATGCTCCCATGAGACGCAGACGCACGATACCTTCATCAACATCGACAAGCTCGACGTCGCCGCCATCACGAAGCAAGAATGGACGTAATTTATTCAGAACTTCTTGTACTTGGTTTTCCATCATCCATTTTCCCCCTTACGATTATATATACATTATAAATCCTTTCCGTCAAAAAATCCACGATGGCTAACTGAGAAATTTTATCAATTAAAAACATGTTCCAACATCCTGTTAGTTACGGTAAACTGAAGGTAACAGCTTACGAAAGGGTGGGGGAGGATGACAACCAGGATCACCGTGTACGGCGCCGATATCATTTGTGCCAGCTGCGTCAATGCACCAAGCTCAAAGGATACGTATGAATGGCTGCAGGCAGCCTTGGCAAGGAAGTTCGGGAACAAGCAGTTTCAATTCGATTATATCGACATCCATGAACCGCCGGCGGATGAAAAACACAAACAATTCGCGGCAAAGGTGATCGATGAGGATTTATTCTATCCAGTTGTACTGGTGGATGACGAGATTGCCGGAGAGGGGATCATTTCGCTCAAAGCGGTCTGCAAGGCAGTCGAGAAGTCAGCCTAGTTGTGCTCACATCCTGCATTGTGGTAGGATTATCACTTGATAGTGTTACATCCTAGAATAGGAGTGAGCGGGATGAATCCGATCATTGAATTTTGTGTGAACAATCTGGCCTCTGGCTCGCAGGAAGCCTTCGATAAGCTCGACAGCGACCCGGGTCTTGATGTGATAGAATACGGCTGTACAAGCTTTTGCGGCATTTGTGCGCAGCATTTATTTGCGCTGGTGAACGGGGAGCCGGTCACAGCTGAGACAGCGGATGAGCTTGTGGAGAATGTTTACAAGTTCATCGAAGAAAACCCGTTATTTTAATCGGCCGTGCGTCTGCTTTGGGCAGGCCATGGCTTTTTTCATAGTAGAGGAGAAGAGAGAATGGATATACCTTTTGTAAAAATGCATGGCTTGAAAAACAGTTATATTTTCGTGGATCTATTCCAATTCCAGCTGGAGGAAGAAAGCCTGGCGCCGCTTGCGATAGCTGCAGCAGACAGGGATACCGGCATCGGATCCGACGGCTTGATCCTCATCCATCCTAGTGAAACATGCGATGTCGGCATGCGCATTTTCAACCTTGATGGATCTGAAGCCATGAATTGCGGCAACGGTTTGCGCTGTGTTGCGAAATATGCTTATGAGAATAACCTGGTGGAAAGCGATACATTCACGATTCAGACAAAAGCAGGCCAGGTAGAAGCCAAAGTCCATGGAACCAGAGCACATGTGCATGAAGTGACGGTGGATATGGGCGCCCCGATCTTGCAGCGCGAACTGATTCCGATGCAAGGTGCACCTGCACAGAAGGTAGTAGCCGAAGACTTCCAGGCAGGCGAAGAACAGCTTTCGGTAACAGCAGTGAGCATGGGGAATCCGCACGCGGTATTCTTCGTCGATGCTATCGATGATGCGCCGCTTTATACGCATGGTCCCATCATTACGAATGACCCGCGGTTCCCGGAAGGAGTCAATGTGGAGTTCATCGAGATGCTTTCGGATACAGAAATGCATTTCCGCGTCTGGGAACGCGGGTCGGGTGTGACACAGGCATGCGGAACGGGTGCTTGTGCAGCAGTCGTGGCCGCCATATTGAATGGCAAAGCATCTTTCGGGGAAGAAGTGACCGTCCATCTGAGCGGCGGAGATCTGTTCATCCGCTGGGAAGAAGACGGATCTGTCTGGATGCGCGGTGCAGCCGAAAAGACAGTATCTGGGACATTCCATTGGGAGCGCGGTGCTTGAGCATCTTCATTTAGGAGCGTATACTGAAAGATAAGATAGAAAAGGGGAGGTAACCTGAATGGTGTTGAATATTACAGACAGTGCCAGCCTTCAGATCAAGGACATGCTGAAGGAAGAAGACGCAGAGACTGTCTTTCTCCGCTTTGGTGTCAAAGGCGGCGGCTGCAGCGGTCTTTCCTACAGCCTCGGTTTCGAATACGAGAAGAACGAAGAATTGGACACATTCGAAGTGGTCAACGATATCCCGGTCATCATCCGCTCCATGGATATCCCGGTAATCGACGGAACCACGATCGATTTCAAACAGAACATGATGGGCGGCGGGTTCACCATCGATAACCCGAATGCCATCGTCAGCTGCGGCTGCGGTTCGTCGTTCAAGACAGCGACGAATGCTGGTACGCCGGAGAATTGCTGATATAAAATAGTAGACCTTCCTTATCATCCACGGATGACGGGGAAGGTCTTTTCATTATGTCCTATTCTTGGAGAGCTTCTAAGATATGGTTGTTTACTTGGTAACTATTTAACAGTCCGATATGGGACACACCGTATATGCGTATATTATTCGCGCCATATAGAGTGGATAGATAGGAGCTTACAATGCGATCACTTGTCGAGTAGATGGATGTGGTATCGATGCCTTCTGGAGCGACACTCGTTGTAAGTCGATTGGCGCCGCCTAAGGTGATCAGCTTATCCACTTTATCCTTGCCGCCTTTATTCAGGATATAATAAAGGCTGTTTGCGCCGCCCATGCTATGGGCAACGATATTTACTTTGTCACTGCCTGTTTCCTCCAGTACATCATCAACGAATCTTTGGATGGCAGTGGAATTCAATTCCTGATGTCCCTGTTTGCTTGGCAAATCAATTGCATATAGCTCATCGCTCGAGTAGCCGTTTCTCTCCAAATATCTTTCGATGAAATAGAAGTTGGAGTCCGATCCAGTTAAACCGTGGACGAAGACAATAGGTGTGTTCCCTGTTGCAGCATATGCTTTCGAGGGCTGGAATTGGCCGCCCAATGTGAAGGCGATTGTAAACATGATGATCAATAGTGCAAGAAATTTCTTTTTCATTCAGGCTTCCTCCTAGTATCTATTGTTCTATTAGATTGTAATATGATTTCAGAAAAACCTGTATTGGGAAACTTGTCCATGAAATTGTCGTTTTCTTGCATGCAGAAAATGAATGATGAGGCAATATATCAACCTTCTATCTAGTTGGGGACTAATGGTATTTCCCAGTTGAAAGATGCGAGAGGGGCTTAGTATGTAATTATAGTTGATAGGGAGTTTTTAGGAGGGAATGGAATGATATCATCAGTAAAATCTTAAAATGCGTCAACAATGCATCGCGTCACGCTCGATGCATTTGAGGAATACAGATAAGCCGCGCCTCCGTTTCTGTCATTGACAGGAAAACAGTCCTAAGACCTGATGGTGCAGCGATAGAAACGGTCTTTATGACCAAAAAGGTATAACAAGCTAAAAACGCTCTTCAGTAAGACTGTTGCGCGGGTGATGAAAATGTTATACAAAAAAAGATGATTATTTTAATAAAAAACGGGTATATATCTCCTATTCACCCATACAAACAGCCGAGGGTGAAAGCATTGTTTGTACAACAAACTACATGCGAAAAATGGAGGAGAGAAGAAGATGGACAAACAAGCTAATGGCAGAGGGCGTGTCCCTCAAATCGATGATGATGGTCGAAGTTCGAAGCGGAGGCTGAGACTGATTGCTTTCATCTCTACCTTCGGAGGTTTACTATTCGGATATGATACGGGTGTCATCAATGGGGCCCTGCCTTTCATGGGACAGGAAGACCAGTTGAATCTGACGCCGTTGACAGAGGGGATGGTGGCAAGTTCCTTGCTTCTTGGAGCTGCAGTCGGTGCAGTATCCGGAGGGAAGCTTGCGGATAAGGTCGGACGCCGCCGTGTCATTTTATACTTAGCTGTCTTATTCTTTGTGGCAACTTTAGGCTGTTCTTTCGCGCCGAATACGGAGACGATGATTGTCTTCCGCGTATTGCTCGGACTCGCTGTCGGGGGTGCATCGGTAACGGTTCCTGCATACCTTGCGGAGGTTTCTCCATCTGAATCGCGCGGGAAAATGGTGACGATCAATGATTTGATGATCGTCACTGGTCAGCTGCTTGCTTATTCTTCAAACGCATTGCTTGGGAACCTATTCGGTGATACCGCCCATATTTGGCGCTATATGTTGGCGGTTGCGACATTGCCTGCGATTGTACTATGGTTCGGTATGCTCGTCATGCCGGAGAGTCCAAGATGGCTGGCTCAGCAGGGTATGCTGAAAACAGCATTTCAGATTCTCTTAAAGATCCGCCGCAAAAATCGGGCAAAGCAAGAAATGGAACAAATCAAGAAAACCGTGGCAAAAGAGCGGAGTATAGATAAAGCATCCTTTAAGGACCTGGCCATTCCATGGATCAGAAGAATCGTCCTTATCGGTTTAGGTATCGGGGTCATCCAGCAAATAACTGGTGTCAACTCCATCATGTATTATGGTACGCAGATTTTAAGTGATGCAGGATTTGGCCGGGATGCAGCATTGATAGGTAATATTGCCAATGGTGTCATTTCCGTTGCAGCTGCCATCTTCGGTATATGGTTGTTAGGCAGAGTACGCCGCAGGCCGATGCTGATAACAGGTTTCATCGGAACGACAAGCGCACTGCTTTTGATTACCATCGTGACGACTTTCTTTGAGGGGACTCCTGCACTGCCGTATTTGGTGCTGGGGCTCACTGTAACATTCCTGGCCTTCCAGCAAGGCGCGGTGTCTCCTGTCACATGGCTGATGCTGTCCGAGATCTTCCCGTCACGCATTCGCGGAATGGGGATGGGAATCGCTGTATTCTTCCACTGGATGACGAACTTCACTGTAAGTTTGACATTCCCGGTGCTGCTTAGTGCAATCGGATTATCCAGCACATTCCTCATCTTTGTCGTCCTGGGTATCGCTGCGATTATCTTTATCCATAAATGCCTCCCAGAAACAAAGAATCGTTCATTGGAGGATTTGGAACAAGATTTCCGTCAAGAGACGATTCGAAAGACGGTGCCTAATTTGAAAGAGAAAACGGAATTCACTGGAAGAGCGTAAAATGAATCCAGTCTGGAAACAGCCAATATCCTCGAATGAAAAGACGCTTGGAACTTTTCCAAGCGTCTTTTCATCATTCTTTTATATCCACCAATTCAAAGCGCTCACATACCAGCTTCATATCTTCTGCAAATTCGAGTCCTACTTTTCCAAGCTCTTCCGTAAAGAATTCCACATGGACATCTTTCCAGTATTGATATGTTCTGTCGCCTTCCCCTTCGGCAATGGCAAACTCCTCCGGGACCTCATTCATCGGCATTATTTTTACATCAGAGGTCCTGATGATAGCCAGTGGTTCATCCTTGCTGCTTAAGATGATGCTGTAATCATCAACGGAGGGCAAAGGCTCGTTTTCGAGTTCATAAAAAATCAGTCCGGAACATGTAGCTGTTTTGATACCATCCATTACCAGCTGAGCCAAGTGATCGGGATCGGCACCGAATTGCCAAGCACTGACTTTGTCTGGTTTTGGTTTGTTGCGGGACTGCCAGAATTGGTCCCAATAAGACTGTGCTGCTTCATTCATCTCTCTCTCTCCCTATCCAGAATTAGACAATTCCAAATCATTATATCATTGAGCCTATCCCCTTTGTTATAGAAAAAAATTATCCCATTCTTGTGAATGGGATTCGTCATGTGTTTATCGGATTTTATTCATTCGCTTCCGTCAGCTTTTTAAGTCCTTCCTCCAATTCTTCCAAGAAAGCAGGCATGCCATGGCCAGTCCCGGCTGCTTTTGGGTGCAGATCCTTCAGTTTCCGGATCGAGCGGTAAGCTTCCTGCTCATCCATGGTGAAGTAGCGGGGAGGACCGTTGAATTCCTTATGCTGTGTCAGTACCTTGTGCAGTGATTCCTGCTGGACAGTCGTGAATGCGTCGCCGGCAATCAACACTTTGTCTTCCGGCTGAAATAAGCTGATGTGACCTGGTGTATGTCCGGGTGTATGAATCCATTGCCATCCAGGCAGATGAGGTACTTGGTGATCAAGCGGGATGAGCCGGACGTGCCGGCTCAAATCGATGCCCGCATTCGGGAAGGTTTTGGACATTTTGGTGATCAGGCCGCCGCCAGCATTTGTATTGCCTTCCGGATAATCCAGCTGGCCGGTCAGATAAGGCAATTCCAATTCATGTGCATATACAGGTACATTCCATTCTTTCACCAGCTCCACTATACTGCCGACATGATCGAAGTGACCATGCGTAAGGATGATACAGGCTGGTGTTGCTCCTTCTCCAAACAGCTCGGCAGCTGCCTGCTTGATATTGCCTGCCGTATCGGGTACACCGGCATCGACAAGCACCCATTCTTTTGTATCTGGATTTTCGATGAAGAAGATATTGACGATCCTGTCAAGATAACCATGGACAGTCGGGGAGACCGTCGTTTCCTTTCCGCTCTTGATCGAGGCAAGCGGGATCAAGCGATGTTCGAATTCGTTTTCCATACAGCTCCTCCTTTATCGCTACTAGTCTGTGAAAGAAGGGCTTCCTTATACAAGAAGCCATAAAAAAACACCGGTTTCCTTATAGGAAACCGGTGCGGTGATTAAAACATGCTTGTGGAATGCTTCGGTTGCACACGAGCATCTGGATCGATATATGTTTTGGCATTATTGATGGCTGTCGGACCTTCGCCGAAACCAGAGGCAATCAGGTTGACCTTGCCGGGATATGTGCAAATATCTCCTGCTGCATAGATACCAGGGATATTCGTTTCTTGTTTTGTATTGACGACGATGCTGTTTTTCTCTATTTCCAGATCCCATTGCTTGATCGGGCCAAGGGAAGAGACAAAGCCATAGTTTACGAGCACTTCGTCGACATCGATCGTTTCTTTTTCTTCGCTTTTCACTTTTTGCAGGACGACTTGCTCGATACGGTCGGTACCCAGCATCTCGACGGGCGTATAAGGGGTCATGATTCTTACATTGGACTGCATAAGTCGTTCCACGCTGTGCTCATGAGCCCGGAATTCATTACGGCGATGGACGAGGATCACCTCTTTTGCAATCGGTTCGAGCATCAGGGCCCAGTCGACAGCGGAATCGCCGCCGCCTGCCAGCAATACACGTTTGCCGGCGTATTTCTGCATATTATCCACATAATAGTTCAAGTTGACACCCTCGAACTCATCACATCGTTCAACCGTCAAGCGGCGCGGCTGGAAGGCGCCATTTCCTGCGGTGATGATGATGGTCTTGGAGAAATGTACACCCTTGTCCGTTTCGATGCGGAATGTATCATCTTCCAAACGCTCGACCCTCTCGACTGACTCACCGAGTGCGATCGTCGGATCGAAGCGTTTCAGCTGTTCCATAAGGTTGTCCACCAATTCCTGTGCACGAATCTGTGGGAAGCCTGCTATATCATAGATGTATTTTTCCGGGTATAGGGCAGAAAGCTGTCCGCCGACTTGGGGAAGGCTTTCGATGATTTTGACACTTTGCTGACGCATCCCACCATAGAATGCGGTGAAAAGTCCGACTGGACCTGCACCGATGATGGTCACATCATATACTTGATCTGACATACCGGTTCCTCCTAGTATTTTTAAACGTAACAACTGGTATTTTATCATAGTTGCCGAAATATGAGTAAGAAGAAGGATTTTTATCTGTTTGGCAGTCTGCACAGTGACAGGATCTCCTTCCCTTTTTTTGGTTGATAAAAGGAAAGAAAACGTTTACCATAATATTGATGAAGGTTTTGTGACAGTTTTATGTTTTCATTTGTTTTATAAAGTGAATAGTATCACAAACAAAAAATTAATGTTCAGTCAGGTTGTTGCAAGCTTTGTAAACCCAAACTATGTTAATGGATGTGATCGAAGATGAACAAACCGAAAATTGTGATCGCAGGAGCAGGCTACGGCGGCTTGATCACGACTGTGAAACTTCAGAAACTGATTGGAGCGGACGAGGCGAGTATCACACTCGTCAACAAGCATGACTATCATTATCAAACGACTTGGCTCCATGAGAATGCAGCCGGTACAAGGCATCATGACCAGACGCGCATTGCGATCAAGGATGTGATCGATGCGAAAAAAGTCAATTTCGTCCAGGATACCGTGACGAAAATCAAACCGGATGAAAAGAAGCTGGTGATGGAGAATGGCGAGCTCTCCTATGATTATCTTGTCGTCGGACTCGGCTTTGAGCCAGCGAACTTCGGCATCGAGGGACTTCTTGATCATGCGTACATCATCCGGAGCATCAATTCCTCCCGTCTGATCCGGGAGCATATCGAGCATAATTTCGCTGTATATAATAATGAAAAAGAAAAGAAAGAAGAGCGTTTGAATATCGTCATCGGCGGGGGCGGCTTCACGGGCATCGAGTTTGCCGGAGAGCTGGCGGAACGTGTTCCCGAACTGTGCAGGGAATATGATATCGACCGGGACAAAGTGAGAGTCATCGTTATCGAAGCCGGGGCATCCGTCATGATGGGATTCGACCCGCAGCTGGTCGAGTATGCCCTGAATTCCTTGGAATCCCGAGGCATCGAATTTCAGACGAATGCCTTCCTCAAGGAAGTGAAACCCGACAGCATCGTCTATGAAAAAGCAGGCGAAAGACATACCGTGAAAACCAATACGACTGTATGGGCAGCCGGTGTCAAAGGCAATTCCATCCTTGAGGAATCCGGTTTTGAAGTGAACCGCGGCAAGGTGATGGTGACAGAGGACCTACGTGATCCGAATCATGACGATATTTTCATCGTTGGCGACTGTGCTGCCGTCATGAATGAAGAAACAGGCAAACCTTATCCTCCGACAGCGCAATTGGCTACTCAAATGGGATATAACTGCGCACAGAATCTAAAAGCACTCATTCGCAAGGAAAGCAATACGCAGAAGTTCGTTCCGGATATCAAAGGTACGCTTGCTTCCCTGGGAGGCGGGGATGCCATGGGAATCGTGATGGGCAGGAAACTTTTCGGAAAACCGGCTGATGTAATGAAGAAGGCGTCGGATAATCGTTATCTCTATCAGCTGGGCGGTGTGGGATTGGTCTTGAAAAAAGGGAAATTCAATATTTTCAGCTGAAAAAAAGCAGCCAAGCGGCTGCTTTTTGGTATAGGTAGACATCCAGTTGTCGATGCTGTTACCAGAGGTGAAGGATATGATCCTGCGTTGGTGCAAAAGAATGCTGCTTGGTACCCTCTGGCTTGCAGCTATGTATGTGACATGGAGCCAGCTGACCAATTTGACGGTGGAAGATGTCATGAAATATGAACAAAGGCAGCTTCCTGTTCACGATTCAGGACTCAAGCAGCTGCATCTGCCATCAAAATAGCAAATAGATGACAAGGGAAATGGCGATGCCGGTTAAGGCCCCGAAAAAGACTTCAATCGGCTGGTGGCCGAGCATCTCCCTGATTTCACGATTCTTTTCGAATTCTTGTTTACTGCCCCAGTTTTTTGCTTCCTCGACAAAGCGCTGGAAATCCTTCAGGAGCAAATTCAGCAGGATGGCTTGCTCGCCTGCTTGCCTTCTGACTCCGGATGCATCAAACATGATGATGATGCTAAAAACGAAGGAAGCAGCGAATAAGGGGGAGTCAAGTCCGCTTTCAAAACCAATCGAAGTGGTAAGGGCAGCAACTGCGGCCGAATGGCTGCTCGGCATTCCTCCCGTACTGAATGCTAAATCAGGCTGAAGGCGCTTATCTGCAATCGCACGGATCGGCACTTTGATTACTTGTGCGAATACAATGGCAATCAATGCACTCCATAAGGGCAGATTGTGGAACAATGACATGTGCTGCGACATCCTTTCGGGGAAAAGCTATAATATATATAATGTAATCATTATAACTAAATTTCCCTGAGAAATGTCATTTAAACGAAGTATTATATGTTACTTTACCTTTCCCGAAAGCATGGACCAATCTCGGGTAAAACAGTGCTGCAAGTATGGAGAGGCTGAAATCCTTGATCAGGAATGGAATCATGCTGATCCAGGCTGCCGAATAACTTATATCCACGCCCATCCAAAGCTGCATGGCGCCATACATATAGGTGACCCCGATAAGATAATTCACCAGCACGCCAGCGATCACCGCAACAAAAACACGAAATCGAAAGTTAGCTTTTTCCATGATGAATCCAGCAATGAAAGCAATAGGAATGAAAGACAGCAAGAAACCGCCAGTAGGCCCGGCAAAGACAGCAAAACCGCCCGAGAGATCCGCGAAAATCGGCAGCCCAGTCAAACCAAGCAATACATAACAAATCATGCTGTAGGATCCCCATTTATAGCCTAACAGCAAACTAGCCAATAATGCGAAGAATGGCTGCATGGACAACGGCACGGTTTGTCCGCCGATCGGCACAGCAAGAAAAGGCAGCCAGACCGAAATATTTGCACCGACGGTCATCAAGCCGACAAACATTGCACTTGCCGTCAATTTTCCAGTACGACTCATGAATCATCAACTCCTTGCAGAAATAGTAAACGAGGAGTGTTTAATTGTCAACCTAATTTTTATTAGGGTTTACAATTTGGGTGAAGAAAAGGCATAGAAGCCCTTCTTCTATGCCTGGATTGCTGCATCCAATGCGATTTCCATCATGTCGCTGAATGTAGTCTGACGCTCTTCGGCCGTTGTTTCTTCACCTGTCAGGATGTGATCGCTGACGGTAAGGACGGACAGAGCCTGACAATCATGCTTCGCTGCAAGTGTATAAAGGGCGGTTGTCTCCATTTCAACAGCCAAAACGTTATAATCTGCCAATTTCCCGTAGAATTCCAACGTGTTGTCCCGGTAAAAGCGATCGCTTGTAAAGACGTTACCGACACGGATATTCAAGCCTTTTGCTTGTCCAGCCTGATATGCTTTCAGCAGCAAATCAAAGTCAGCTGTAGGTGCAAAATCGACTGTGCCGAATTCCTGACGGTTGATTTGGGAATCGGAGCTGGAGGTGGATGCTAGGA from Terribacillus sp. FSL K6-0262 encodes:
- a CDS encoding divergent PAP2 family protein, encoding MSLFHNLPLWSALIAIVFAQVIKVPIRAIADKRLQPDLAFSTGGMPSSHSAAVAALTTSIGFESGLDSPLFAASFVFSIIIMFDASGVRRQAGEQAILLNLLLKDFQRFVEEAKNWGSKQEFEKNREIREMLGHQPIEVFFGALTGIAISLVIYLLF
- a CDS encoding biotin transporter BioY; this translates as MSRTGKLTASAMFVGLMTVGANISVWLPFLAVPIGGQTVPLSMQPFFALLASLLLGYKWGSYSMICYVLLGLTGLPIFADLSGGFAVFAGPTGGFLLSFIPIAFIAGFIMEKANFRFRVFVAVIAGVLVNYLIGVTYMYGAMQLWMGVDISYSAAWISMIPFLIKDFSLSILAALFYPRLVHAFGKGKVTYNTSFK
- the deoD gene encoding purine-nucleoside phosphorylase translates to MSVHINAEAGQIADKILLPGDPLRAKYIAETFLEDTKLYNEVRGMYGYTGTYKGERISVQGTGMGVPSISIYVNELIQSYGVKKLIRVGTAGAIQKDVNVRDVILASTSSSDSQINRQEFGTVDFAPTADFDLLLKAYQAGQAKGLNIRVGNVFTSDRFYRDNTLEFYGKLADYNVLAVEMETTALYTLAAKHDCQALSVLTVSDHILTGEETTAEERQTTFSDMMEIALDAAIQA